The Chroicocephalus ridibundus chromosome 20, bChrRid1.1, whole genome shotgun sequence genome has a window encoding:
- the FKBP5 gene encoding peptidyl-prolyl cis-trans isomerase FKBP5: protein MTTDEATKSEGEVQAAALAERGEDITPARDRGVLKIIKRPGSEDETPMIGDKVYVHYKGKLANGKKFDSSRDRNEPFVFSLGKGQVIKAWDIGVATMKKGEICYLLCKPEYAYGSAGSAPKIPSNATLFFEVELLDFKGEDLFEDGGIIRRIKRKGEGYSNPNEGATVEIHLEGFCGGTRFDCKDVKFVVGEGEDHDIPIGIDKALEKMQRGEHCILYLGPRYGFGEAGKPKYGIQANAELVYEVTLKSFEKAKESWEMDTKEKLEQAAIVKEKGTMYFKEGKYLQAVIQYGKIVSWLEMEYGLSEKESKASDSFLLAAFLNLAMCYLKLREYAKAVECCDKALGLDQDNEKGLYRRGEARLLMNEFELAKCDFQRVLEVNPQNKAAKSQISVCQKKTKEHNERDRRIYANMFTKFAERDAKEAASKTGVEKAVEKAACEKGPKPPGAEEEEAEGHV from the exons atcATTAAACGACCCGGCAGCGAAGATGAGACCCCCATGATCGGGGACAAGGTTTACGTCCACTACAAAGGCAAATTGGCCAACGGTAAAAAATTCGACTCCAGCCGTGATCGGAACGAGCCCTTCGTCTTCAGCCTGGGCAAGG GTCAGGTCATCAAGGCATGGGACATCGGGGTGGCTACCATGAAGAAGGGGGAGATCTGCTACTTGCTCTGCAAACCCGAGTACGCGTACGGCTCTGCTGGCAGTGCCCCCAAAATCCCCTCCAACGCCACCCTCTTCTTCGAG GTCGAGCTGCTTGACTTCAAAGGCGAAGACTTGTTTGAGGATGGAGGGATAATCCGGAGGAtcaagaggaagggagaaggttaCTCCAACCCTAACGAAGGTGCTACGGTGGAAA TTCACCTGGAGGGATTCTGCGGCGGCACCAGGTTCGACTGCAAAGATGTGAAGTTCGTGGTGGGCGAAGGGGAGGACCACGACATCCCCATCGGCATCGACAAAGCCCTGGAGAAGATGCAGAGGGGGGAACACTGCATCCTCTACCTCGGGCCACG GTACGGCTTTGGGGAGGCGGGGAAGCCGAAATACGGCATCCAGGCGAACGCGGAGCTGGTGTACGAAGTTACgctgaaaagctttgaaaag GCCAAGGAGTCGTGGGAGATGGACACCAAAGAGaagctggagcaggctgccatCGTCAAGGAGAAAGGCACGATGTACTTCAAG GAAGGCAAATACCTGCAGGCAGTGATTCAGTATGGGAAGATCGTGTCCTGGCTGGAAATGGAGTACGGCTTGTCGGAGAAAGAGTCCAAAGCCTCCGACTCCTTCCTCCTGGCTGCCTTCCTCAACCTGGCCATGTGCTACCTGAAGCTGCGAGAGTACGCCAAAGCCGTCGAGTGCTGCGATAAG GCTCTAGGACTGGACCAGGACAACGAGAAGGGCTTGTACCGGCGGGGTGAAGCCAGGCTATTGATGAACGAGTTCGAGCTGGCAAAATGTGACTTTCAAAGAGTGCTGGAAGTGAATCCACAGAACAAAGCGGCGAAATCCCAGATCTCCGTCTGCCAGAAGAAAACGAAGGAGCACAACGAGCGGGACCGGCGGATCTACGCCAACATGTTCACAAAGTTTGCGGAGAGGGATGCAAAG GAAGCAGCTAGCAAAACCGGGGTCGAAAAAGCAGTGGAGAAAGCAGCTTGCGAAAAGGGACCCAAACCTCCCGGCGCTGAAGAGGAAGAGGCTGAAGGACACGTatga